Proteins encoded together in one Rubripirellula reticaptiva window:
- the pta gene encoding phosphate acetyltransferase yields the protein MPESLYLATNENATGKRMIALGVMELAVRRFNRVVFFRPVVRESAELDQSIQLMRARYKLPHTAGQMSGVTRTEARKLLAEDRYDELIQRVQQRFKAIQQDADFAVVEGTSFQGLVPELEFELNADFAVNFGCAIMPVYSAHGKSVGDCVQSIQIGNDSLTDHGGHVLATIVNQIDDDKAKSIREAFEETKLGGDEPIYFIPESPLLRQPTLREIQVGLDAKVLNGDEKSLDREVTRLKVAAMQLPGFLERLYSGSLVITPGDRSDIVAGCALACLNSDGPSPAGMVLTGGLAPPEALLRLLRFPGCLPILTTTDDTFTAANRASMVKAEIGINSPRKVESAIGLFERYVDGDELADRLKAPNTASLTPMLFEYSLMQKAREQRVRIVLPEGNEPRILQAVDSLRRRDVADIVLLGDPVAIRATASQVGVNLLAATDQLEDAVTIINPATSPLREEFAKEYFELRKHKGVTMDVARDRMLEVSYFGTMMVRRGLAGGMVSGAIHTTANTIRPAFEFIKTKPGVKVVSSVFLMCLKHSVLVYGDCAVIPNPTAEELSEIGSSSADTARQFGIEPRVAMLSYSTGESGHGEDVERVRKATGLLRSMRPDLPIEGPLQYDAAIDPAVAAAKLPSSEVAGRATVFVFPDLNTGNNTYKAVQRSAGAVAIGPVLQGLRKPVNDLSRGCTVADIVNTVAITAIQAQASTDPMWERSQS from the coding sequence ATGCCTGAAAGTCTTTACCTAGCAACGAACGAGAACGCGACTGGCAAGCGAATGATCGCGCTCGGCGTGATGGAACTGGCAGTTCGACGGTTCAATCGCGTCGTCTTCTTCCGCCCTGTGGTGCGTGAATCCGCGGAATTGGATCAGAGCATTCAATTGATGCGAGCACGATACAAATTGCCGCACACGGCAGGGCAGATGTCGGGTGTAACACGAACCGAAGCACGTAAATTATTGGCCGAAGACCGCTACGATGAACTGATCCAACGAGTCCAACAGCGTTTCAAGGCAATTCAACAGGACGCGGATTTCGCAGTGGTCGAAGGCACTAGCTTTCAAGGCTTGGTGCCGGAGCTTGAGTTTGAATTGAACGCAGATTTTGCGGTCAATTTCGGCTGTGCGATCATGCCGGTCTATTCGGCGCATGGCAAATCGGTGGGTGATTGCGTGCAGTCGATTCAGATTGGCAACGATTCGTTGACCGATCACGGCGGACACGTTTTGGCAACGATTGTCAATCAAATCGATGACGACAAGGCTAAATCGATTCGTGAGGCTTTTGAGGAAACGAAGCTTGGCGGTGACGAGCCGATCTATTTCATTCCCGAGTCCCCATTACTGCGCCAGCCTACGCTTCGCGAGATTCAAGTCGGCTTGGACGCCAAGGTGCTCAATGGCGATGAAAAGTCTCTCGACCGCGAGGTAACTCGGTTGAAAGTTGCCGCCATGCAGTTGCCTGGTTTTTTGGAACGGTTGTATTCTGGGTCGCTAGTGATCACGCCGGGCGACCGCAGTGACATTGTTGCCGGATGTGCGCTGGCGTGCTTGAATTCCGATGGCCCATCACCGGCCGGCATGGTGTTGACCGGCGGCTTGGCTCCGCCCGAGGCCCTGCTGCGACTGTTGCGATTTCCTGGCTGCTTGCCAATCCTGACGACGACCGACGACACGTTCACCGCCGCCAACCGGGCCTCGATGGTCAAGGCCGAGATCGGAATCAATTCACCCCGCAAAGTGGAATCTGCAATCGGCTTGTTCGAGCGTTACGTTGACGGCGATGAACTGGCCGACCGATTGAAGGCCCCCAACACAGCCAGCTTGACGCCGATGCTTTTCGAGTATTCGCTAATGCAAAAGGCTCGCGAGCAACGTGTGCGAATCGTATTGCCCGAAGGCAATGAACCTCGGATCTTGCAAGCCGTTGACTCGCTGCGGCGACGCGATGTCGCGGACATTGTGTTGCTAGGCGACCCGGTCGCGATTCGCGCAACCGCCAGCCAGGTCGGCGTCAATCTGCTGGCCGCGACTGATCAACTGGAAGATGCTGTCACGATCATCAATCCAGCGACCAGTCCCCTGCGTGAAGAGTTCGCCAAAGAGTATTTCGAGCTGCGAAAACATAAAGGTGTCACGATGGACGTGGCACGAGATCGCATGTTAGAGGTCAGCTACTTTGGCACGATGATGGTCCGCCGCGGACTGGCCGGCGGTATGGTTTCGGGTGCCATTCATACCACCGCCAATACGATTCGCCCCGCGTTTGAGTTCATCAAGACCAAGCCAGGCGTCAAAGTGGTTAGCAGCGTGTTCTTGATGTGCTTGAAACACAGTGTTTTGGTCTATGGCGATTGCGCCGTCATCCCGAACCCAACTGCCGAAGAGCTTTCCGAAATCGGCAGCAGCAGCGCCGACACGGCGCGGCAGTTTGGCATTGAGCCTCGTGTCGCGATGCTGTCGTACTCGACTGGCGAGAGCGGACACGGGGAGGATGTTGAGCGGGTTCGCAAAGCGACCGGGCTGTTACGTTCGATGCGTCCCGATCTGCCGATTGAAGGCCCGCTACAATACGACGCAGCCATCGACCCGGCGGTCGCAGCGGCTAAATTACCGTCCAGCGAAGTGGCTGGCCGTGCGACGGTGTTTGTTTTTCCCGATCTGAACACCGGAAACAATACTTACAAAGCAGTCCAGCGTTCGGCAGGCGCGGTCGCGATCGGCCCGGTACTGCAAGGACTTCGCAAACCGGTCAACGACTTGTCACGCGGTTGCACCGTCGCCGACATCGTCAACACAGTCGCGATCACAGCGATCCAAGCGCAGGCATCAACCGATCCGATGTGGGAAAGGTCGCAGTCGTAA
- a CDS encoding acetate/propionate family kinase produces the protein MNVLVFNVGSTTLKFACVDTSSGKRLTEGLIDRIGQPGGDAGDHLSAAKAALDQHRSLSVDAIGHRIVQGGAMFQTPALVTPSVIADLRTLDSFAPLHNPPARSVVEAIDEMKTGLGQVLVFDTAFFATLAPAAYRYAIPESVYVDHGVRRYGAHGTSHRFVTKHAIEYLSKRQPALASNARIVSLHLGGGASATASVGGVAVDTSMGMTPLEGLVMATRSGDIDPSVPLHLIRNAGMTADQVDRLLNKSSGLLGLCGDCDMRSILNRRDEGDDAASLAIDIYIHRLVKMIGGYVAEMGGVDALIFTAGVGENSAEIRRLATERLQHLGIKINASANQSGLSTDAVTDISDSGAAAKTLIVRTNEELEIAVQTAFIVG, from the coding sequence ATGAACGTACTCGTTTTCAACGTCGGCAGCACCACGCTAAAGTTCGCGTGCGTCGACACGAGCAGTGGCAAACGTTTGACCGAAGGGCTGATCGACCGAATCGGTCAACCCGGTGGCGACGCAGGCGATCACCTGTCCGCAGCCAAGGCAGCGCTCGACCAACACCGATCGCTTTCGGTGGACGCAATCGGCCACCGAATTGTCCAGGGTGGCGCGATGTTCCAGACTCCCGCGCTGGTAACGCCGTCCGTCATCGCCGATTTACGCACACTGGACTCGTTTGCACCGTTACACAACCCGCCCGCAAGATCAGTGGTCGAAGCCATCGACGAAATGAAAACGGGCTTGGGTCAAGTCTTAGTGTTTGACACCGCCTTTTTTGCAACGTTGGCGCCGGCCGCCTACCGATACGCGATCCCCGAATCGGTTTACGTCGACCATGGCGTTCGTCGCTATGGGGCTCACGGAACGTCTCACCGATTCGTTACAAAACACGCAATCGAATACCTCAGCAAACGGCAGCCCGCATTGGCATCGAATGCTCGAATCGTTTCGTTACACTTGGGTGGCGGAGCGAGCGCGACCGCGTCAGTCGGCGGTGTCGCCGTGGACACGTCGATGGGCATGACGCCACTGGAAGGCCTCGTGATGGCAACTCGGTCGGGCGACATCGATCCATCGGTGCCACTTCACTTGATCCGGAATGCGGGAATGACTGCCGACCAGGTCGACCGCTTACTCAACAAGTCCAGCGGGCTGCTTGGCCTTTGTGGCGACTGCGACATGCGATCCATTCTGAACCGGCGTGATGAAGGCGATGACGCTGCGTCGCTGGCGATCGACATCTACATTCACCGGTTGGTCAAGATGATCGGCGGGTATGTCGCAGAGATGGGAGGCGTCGACGCATTGATCTTCACAGCAGGAGTCGGTGAAAATTCAGCCGAGATTCGCCGGTTGGCGACCGAACGATTGCAGCACCTGGGAATCAAGATCAACGCTTCGGCCAACCAAAGTGGCCTGTCGACCGATGCAGTCACGGACATTTCAGATTCGGGCGCAGCGGCCAAAACTCTAATCGTTCGCACGAACGAAGAACTCGAAATCGCCGTCCAGACAGCGTTTATTGTCGGCTGA
- a CDS encoding diguanylate cyclase, which yields MTNIAPTPNDLVTEVALNQQAVSTSNAATPHEEATLRRKPTTLPQTTENESCLVQIYPADVIAGMLLLEQAEFSVGRSPDADLSLSDSSVSRQHAKLIRSENSYVIRDLGSTNGTLVNETLIDTDYTLRTGDTVRIGSFLFRFLSAGSVETQYHETVYSALTRDALTGTMNKRYLLESMNREVSRSSRSATELAVIMIDIDFFKSVNDTHGHLVGDQVLQTFGKRVGDLCRSDDLLARYGGEEFCLMLSATGREEAFEMAERCRRAVGEKAFETSAGDLTVTASFGLSILDPKKPTTSTELLEAADQQLYHAKHGGRNRVCG from the coding sequence ATGACGAACATTGCCCCTACGCCAAACGACCTTGTGACCGAAGTCGCCTTGAATCAACAAGCTGTTTCGACAAGTAACGCAGCGACGCCACATGAAGAGGCAACGCTTCGGCGAAAACCGACGACGCTTCCGCAAACCACCGAAAACGAAAGCTGCCTTGTTCAAATTTATCCTGCCGATGTAATCGCAGGAATGCTGTTATTAGAGCAAGCTGAGTTCTCGGTCGGACGCTCGCCCGATGCTGATCTATCGCTTTCGGACAGCAGTGTTTCGCGTCAACACGCCAAACTGATTCGCAGCGAAAACAGCTACGTCATCCGTGATCTTGGCAGCACGAACGGAACCCTGGTCAATGAAACTCTTATCGATACCGATTACACGCTGCGCACCGGCGACACGGTTCGCATCGGCAGCTTCCTGTTTCGATTCCTGTCGGCCGGTTCAGTAGAAACGCAGTATCACGAAACGGTCTATAGCGCACTAACACGTGACGCGCTGACCGGAACAATGAACAAGCGGTACCTGTTGGAATCGATGAATCGCGAGGTATCTCGTTCATCACGATCGGCAACGGAGTTGGCGGTGATCATGATTGACATCGACTTCTTTAAGTCCGTCAACGATACCCATGGCCATTTGGTCGGCGACCAAGTGCTGCAGACGTTCGGCAAACGAGTCGGTGACTTATGCCGATCTGACGATCTGCTTGCACGATATGGCGGCGAAGAATTCTGTTTGATGCTGTCTGCCACCGGACGCGAAGAAGCGTTCGAGATGGCGGAACGATGTCGCCGAGCCGTCGGCGAGAAAGCCTTCGAGACGTCTGCCGGCGATCTGACCGTCACCGCTAGTTTCGGACTTTCGATTTTGGATCCCAAAAAACCGACCACGTCCACTGAGTTGCTAGAGGCCGCCGATCAACAGCTGTACCATGCCAAACATGGTGGCCGAAACCGAGTGTGCGGCTGA
- the ypfJ gene encoding KPN_02809 family neutral zinc metallopeptidase, producing MKWRGRRQSENVVDRRGARGTAVVGGGIGVLILAMIVGLLGGDPRQVMQQAGQAKPAAVQNGGKELSQQDIERGEFVGTVLADTEDVWTKLFAQSGLKYEKPQLELFTQTTQSACGTASSAAGPFYCPADQKVYLDTAFFDQLDRQLNAPGDFAQAYVVAHEVGHHVQNLLGKTSELDKARQRLPEVEYNKLSVRLELQADFYAGVMFHHAQREKRILEEGDIEEGLRAAAAIGDDTLQKRSTGRANQESFTHGSSAQRVRWFMKGLETGDPGQGDTFAAEQL from the coding sequence ATGAAGTGGCGTGGACGTCGTCAGAGCGAGAATGTGGTCGATCGTCGTGGAGCCCGGGGCACTGCCGTCGTTGGCGGTGGCATCGGCGTTTTGATTCTGGCCATGATCGTTGGCCTGCTGGGCGGTGATCCGCGGCAGGTCATGCAACAGGCAGGCCAAGCCAAGCCAGCCGCTGTGCAAAACGGTGGAAAGGAACTGAGCCAACAAGACATCGAGCGCGGCGAGTTCGTCGGTACGGTGTTGGCCGATACCGAAGATGTTTGGACGAAACTGTTCGCCCAGAGTGGGCTGAAGTACGAAAAACCTCAGCTGGAACTGTTCACGCAAACGACTCAGAGTGCTTGTGGCACCGCGTCGTCTGCGGCCGGCCCCTTTTATTGCCCGGCCGACCAAAAAGTTTATTTGGACACTGCATTCTTTGACCAACTTGATCGTCAATTGAACGCACCAGGCGACTTTGCTCAGGCATACGTCGTCGCTCACGAAGTCGGCCACCACGTGCAAAACTTGCTTGGCAAGACCAGCGAACTCGATAAGGCTCGCCAACGTTTGCCCGAAGTCGAATACAACAAGTTATCGGTGCGACTTGAACTGCAAGCTGACTTTTACGCTGGCGTGATGTTCCACCATGCCCAACGCGAAAAACGGATCCTAGAAGAAGGCGATATCGAGGAAGGACTGCGAGCGGCGGCGGCGATCGGTGACGACACGCTTCAAAAACGCAGTACAGGACGCGCAAACCAAGAAAGCTTCACGCACGGAAGCAGTGCCCAGCGTGTTCGATGGTTCATGAAGGGCCTCGAAACTGGGGATCCTGGGCAAGGCGACACGTTTGCAGCAGAACAGTTGTAA
- a CDS encoding SAM-dependent methyltransferase translates to MNKTDCPSPSFAMITCAHGAEQAVKQAIAPEGWRLAFSRPGFVTAKHDSSQTLPSGTFIRTVASSIGQSKNELGSAQIAKLIASLEAADPAARPFDQLHVWAKDRAAIGRFDFEPGIDEVACAVSEEIYAAISEKWLRCDAPNRIAEPGARVLDVVLVEPSHWFFGTHTATVWSTRWPGGVQPIDPAEEPVSRAYYKAAEAITWSGFNLQPGDLAVEIGSAPGGACGRLLELGLRVIGVDPAEMDPRIAEHPRFRHIQARGGDLPRREFRGAKWMLVDSNVKPDQTLVTVGNIVTNRQSDFRGLLITLKLGDYDASASIDRWRTKVESWNPKSIEIRQLARNKCEVCFAVAMQGDA, encoded by the coding sequence ATGAACAAGACTGACTGCCCGTCGCCAAGCTTTGCGATGATCACATGCGCGCACGGAGCCGAGCAGGCCGTGAAGCAAGCAATTGCACCGGAGGGATGGCGGCTCGCTTTTTCTCGGCCTGGTTTTGTAACCGCCAAGCACGATTCGTCTCAGACCTTGCCGAGCGGAACCTTTATCCGTACCGTTGCCAGTTCCATTGGCCAGTCCAAGAACGAACTTGGTTCGGCCCAAATCGCGAAACTGATTGCATCACTCGAGGCAGCCGATCCAGCCGCGCGTCCGTTTGACCAACTGCACGTTTGGGCGAAAGACCGGGCGGCGATTGGACGTTTTGATTTTGAGCCAGGGATTGATGAAGTCGCCTGTGCGGTCAGTGAAGAAATCTACGCTGCGATCAGTGAAAAATGGCTTCGCTGCGACGCGCCTAATCGAATCGCCGAGCCTGGTGCACGTGTGCTTGATGTGGTGTTGGTGGAACCGTCACATTGGTTCTTTGGCACACACACGGCCACTGTCTGGTCGACCCGGTGGCCCGGCGGTGTTCAGCCAATCGATCCCGCAGAAGAGCCCGTGTCGCGAGCCTACTACAAAGCCGCCGAAGCCATCACCTGGTCAGGATTCAATTTGCAGCCTGGTGATTTGGCTGTCGAGATCGGCAGCGCGCCCGGTGGCGCATGCGGGCGACTGTTGGAACTTGGTTTGCGAGTGATCGGTGTTGACCCGGCCGAGATGGACCCGCGAATTGCTGAGCATCCACGGTTTCGCCACATTCAGGCCCGGGGCGGTGATTTGCCACGTCGCGAGTTTCGGGGAGCAAAATGGATGTTGGTCGACTCGAACGTCAAGCCGGATCAGACGCTTGTCACCGTTGGCAATATTGTCACGAATCGACAAAGTGATTTTCGCGGTTTGCTGATCACGCTAAAGCTAGGCGACTACGACGCGTCGGCCTCGATTGATCGTTGGCGGACGAAGGTCGAGTCGTGGAACCCCAAGTCGATCGAAATCCGGCAATTGGCACGAAACAAATGTGAAGTCTGCTTCGCGGTCGCGATGCAAGGCGACGCCTGA
- a CDS encoding serine/threonine-protein kinase, whose protein sequence is MTNFDSTTDDLTNRPDDPSNRSDTDPRTRVEDSSKKSRVRSRRKRSPAAVDQDQIQDATLASGSGQPSKSIATTGDTVATPRYHNIGEVGRGGWGIVEKAIDRQLDREVAVKRFTDADDVTIDERRRFLHEAKVTSQLQHPGIVPVHELGDQEGAFYVMKLLDGITLQEFVHRHHNDRQRDQTQNRFQFGESLEPLLQRFVDVCNAVAYAHQRGVVHRDLKPSNVMIGEFGETVVLDWGLAQTTGMSAASPQPPHNGRGLNFSAEVSSLTEPDGTVVGTPAFMSPEQAAGEIAAIGQPSDIYSLGVILYVLIAGRHPYQGQPVEEILKQVKATTHPSLRSLQPLAPSSLVSIVQKAMSANPNDRYATAELLAQDVRRFIAGDAVSVHQETAIERSIRWCRHHQGIAATIAICVLTLTIAAIGFGIVIKQAHRAERIARIEAERSHREAIFSLGEAREATDVWLTELSGSLQFYPGMKKVQAELLQRAIDQYDRIEKQNVKSSNVQVLPEATELAPSDTFLRHTDRMAILERAKETLRLGDLYRLTGKKAQALDHYLAAERLLKVHATSDPAWKMTPDSSTGITATNLRIDYFLDSQFELEQINSLIGKLLIKNTMVSDSSSADFPSSDQIARARRWLQQKTEPHFDETDTAIGKPLDGFAARTASALVRMELALHSANAATQPDCEHFEQAIRLARWLAERSGTVGNRRLSETIQTEACRQRTKAGQHQIAVHLWTVLIDDLSHWLKTAPDRIDYLQTLGCALLQRGICWMAIGQHDDASSDFESSIVKIKLVRQLTDNDRFCQEQLTTAETNLAQLLGTGKTNTRESIEHTQAPTSTFQTKATQDRSNR, encoded by the coding sequence ATGACAAACTTTGATTCAACCACCGACGACCTAACGAATCGCCCGGACGATCCATCGAATCGCAGCGATACAGATCCACGAACGCGCGTTGAAGACTCTTCGAAAAAGAGTCGCGTACGATCGCGCCGAAAACGATCGCCAGCGGCAGTCGATCAAGATCAGATTCAAGACGCAACCCTTGCCTCGGGTTCGGGACAACCGTCAAAATCAATCGCCACAACGGGCGACACCGTAGCGACACCGCGGTATCACAACATTGGCGAAGTGGGCAGGGGCGGCTGGGGCATCGTGGAAAAGGCGATCGATCGCCAGCTCGATCGCGAAGTTGCGGTGAAACGATTTACCGATGCGGACGATGTGACCATTGATGAACGTCGTCGATTCTTGCACGAAGCCAAAGTCACCAGCCAACTTCAGCATCCCGGGATCGTGCCTGTCCACGAATTAGGTGACCAGGAAGGTGCCTTTTATGTGATGAAGTTGCTTGACGGCATCACGCTGCAAGAGTTCGTCCATCGCCATCACAACGATCGACAGCGTGACCAAACCCAAAACCGATTTCAGTTTGGCGAATCGTTGGAACCGTTGCTGCAGCGGTTCGTCGATGTCTGCAACGCCGTTGCTTACGCGCATCAACGTGGCGTCGTTCATCGTGATTTGAAACCGTCGAACGTAATGATTGGCGAATTCGGTGAAACGGTAGTTTTAGACTGGGGATTGGCCCAGACCACAGGCATGTCCGCAGCGTCACCCCAACCGCCACATAACGGACGCGGCCTCAATTTTAGTGCCGAAGTTTCTTCGCTGACCGAGCCTGACGGAACGGTTGTGGGAACGCCCGCCTTCATGTCACCCGAACAGGCAGCGGGCGAAATCGCGGCGATCGGTCAACCTTCGGACATTTATTCCCTCGGCGTCATCCTCTATGTGCTGATTGCGGGACGCCATCCCTACCAAGGGCAACCCGTCGAAGAAATCCTGAAACAGGTCAAAGCAACAACTCACCCGAGTCTGCGATCGTTACAGCCTCTTGCACCGTCGTCGCTGGTTTCGATCGTTCAAAAGGCAATGTCGGCGAATCCTAACGACCGTTACGCAACTGCCGAACTGCTGGCGCAAGACGTACGGCGATTCATCGCTGGCGACGCAGTATCGGTACACCAAGAAACAGCGATTGAACGAAGTATTCGCTGGTGCCGGCATCACCAAGGGATCGCCGCAACCATCGCAATCTGCGTCTTGACTTTGACGATTGCTGCGATCGGCTTCGGCATCGTGATCAAGCAAGCACATCGTGCCGAACGAATTGCCCGCATCGAAGCTGAACGGTCGCACCGAGAGGCAATTTTTAGCCTAGGCGAAGCTCGCGAGGCAACCGATGTATGGCTGACTGAACTCAGCGGATCGCTTCAGTTCTATCCCGGCATGAAAAAGGTACAGGCGGAGTTGCTTCAGAGGGCAATCGACCAATACGACCGTATCGAGAAGCAGAACGTTAAGTCGTCGAATGTTCAAGTACTGCCTGAAGCAACCGAACTCGCCCCGTCCGATACATTTCTTCGACACACCGATCGAATGGCCATTTTGGAACGAGCCAAGGAAACATTACGGCTTGGCGATCTGTATCGACTAACCGGCAAAAAAGCTCAAGCCCTCGATCACTACCTCGCTGCTGAGCGACTGCTAAAGGTTCACGCAACGAGTGACCCGGCATGGAAAATGACGCCAGATTCGTCGACCGGCATTACGGCAACCAACCTCCGAATTGACTACTTTCTTGACTCACAATTTGAATTAGAACAAATCAACTCGCTGATCGGAAAATTGCTTATCAAAAACACGATGGTCAGCGACTCGTCATCCGCAGACTTTCCGTCGTCAGACCAGATCGCAAGGGCAAGGCGATGGTTACAACAGAAAACTGAACCTCATTTTGACGAAACCGACACAGCGATTGGCAAACCGCTTGACGGCTTTGCCGCTCGCACTGCCTCGGCACTCGTTCGAATGGAGTTGGCTTTGCATTCAGCGAACGCTGCGACTCAGCCTGACTGTGAACATTTCGAGCAGGCCATCCGTTTAGCACGTTGGTTAGCCGAGCGCAGCGGAACTGTTGGCAATCGCCGACTATCCGAAACGATTCAAACCGAAGCTTGCCGTCAACGAACCAAAGCCGGCCAGCACCAAATTGCGGTACATCTCTGGACCGTCTTAATCGATGACTTGAGCCACTGGTTGAAGACTGCCCCTGATCGTATCGACTATCTGCAGACACTGGGATGTGCGTTGTTGCAGCGAGGCATTTGTTGGATGGCAATAGGCCAACATGATGATGCGTCGAGTGATTTCGAAAGTTCGATCGTTAAGATCAAGCTCGTTCGGCAGTTGACGGACAACGACAGGTTTTGCCAAGAGCAACTGACAACCGCGGAGACCAATTTGGCCCAGTTGCTGGGCACCGGCAAGACAAACACCCGCGAATCAATCGAACATACTCAGGCACCAACGTCCACGTTCCAGACGAAAGCGACGCAGGACCGCAGCAACCGGTGA
- a CDS encoding amidohydrolase family protein codes for MLTIGFGWLSVLAHAQTFPIAPQAEGSLIEDSIADNPPPLDGKDGRDLSVRNFRPKNQLRTPANPKTYAKFPVVDVHTHFHFKLRDSAELLDDFVAVMDRNQIAVCVSLDGQLGSQFDAHQAFLWNKYRDRFAIFAHIDWQGDGDETDPTTWDCHRQGFAQRTVDQLTAAVEAGASGLKIFKRFGLGYRNPDGTLMKIDDRRWDPIWAACGELGIPVIIHTADPAAFFEPVDSTNERWEELSRHPDWSFYGKEFPSRQELLDARNRVIERHPQTNFIGAHIANNSEDLATVSGWLDRYPNLYLEPASRISELGRQPRTARQFLIRYADRLMFGTDGPWPQQRLRLYWRFFETRDESFPYSEKVPPPQGMWQIDGVGLPDEVLAKLYHENAARLIPGVRDRIEKFRVTYPTLSTKNE; via the coding sequence ATGTTGACGATCGGTTTTGGATGGCTAAGTGTCTTAGCACACGCACAAACGTTCCCTATCGCCCCACAGGCCGAAGGGTCATTGATCGAAGATTCAATCGCAGATAATCCGCCGCCACTTGATGGCAAAGATGGTCGTGACCTGTCCGTCCGCAATTTTCGACCTAAAAATCAATTGCGTACGCCAGCCAATCCAAAAACTTACGCAAAGTTTCCTGTCGTCGACGTTCATACACATTTTCACTTTAAACTTCGCGACAGCGCTGAATTGCTCGACGACTTTGTCGCAGTGATGGACCGAAACCAAATCGCCGTTTGTGTCTCGTTGGACGGTCAACTGGGCAGTCAGTTTGATGCGCACCAAGCCTTTTTGTGGAACAAGTATCGCGACCGCTTTGCCATCTTTGCTCACATCGATTGGCAGGGTGACGGCGACGAAACGGATCCCACGACCTGGGACTGTCATCGCCAAGGGTTTGCCCAACGCACGGTGGATCAGTTAACCGCGGCGGTCGAAGCAGGTGCCAGCGGCCTAAAAATCTTTAAACGATTTGGGCTCGGCTATCGCAATCCCGACGGCACGCTGATGAAAATTGACGACCGTCGTTGGGATCCGATTTGGGCCGCTTGTGGTGAACTTGGGATCCCTGTGATCATTCACACGGCCGATCCCGCAGCGTTTTTTGAACCCGTCGATTCAACGAACGAACGTTGGGAAGAACTGAGTCGGCACCCGGATTGGAGCTTCTATGGCAAGGAGTTTCCATCGCGTCAAGAGCTCTTGGATGCCAGGAACCGAGTCATCGAACGTCATCCGCAAACGAACTTTATTGGTGCTCATATCGCGAATAATTCGGAAGATTTGGCGACGGTCAGCGGGTGGCTTGATCGATACCCGAACCTCTATTTGGAACCCGCATCGCGAATCTCCGAACTCGGTCGCCAACCACGTACAGCCCGTCAATTCTTGATTCGATACGCTGATCGGCTGATGTTTGGTACCGACGGTCCTTGGCCTCAACAGCGGCTAAGACTCTATTGGCGGTTCTTCGAGACTCGCGACGAATCGTTTCCCTATAGCGAAAAGGTGCCGCCACCGCAGGGAATGTGGCAAATCGACGGTGTCGGGCTTCCCGATGAAGTTCTGGCTAAGCTGTACCACGAAAACGCGGCTCGCCTGATCCCCGGAGTTCGCGACCGAATCGAAAAGTTCCGCGTCACGTATCCGACCCTTTCAACCAAAAACGAATGA